One Actinosynnema pretiosum DNA segment encodes these proteins:
- the rpsG gene encoding 30S ribosomal protein S7, which produces MPRKGPAPKRPLISDPVYSSPLVTQLINKVLVDGKRSVAERIVYGALEGAREKTGTDPVVTLKRALDNVKPALEVKSRRVGGATYQVPIEVKPGRSTTLALRWLIIFSRQRREKTMVERLMNELLDASNGLGASVKRREDTHKMAESNKAFAHYRW; this is translated from the coding sequence ATGCCCCGCAAGGGACCGGCCCCGAAGCGGCCGCTGATCTCCGACCCGGTCTACAGCTCTCCGCTGGTGACCCAGCTCATCAACAAGGTGCTGGTCGACGGCAAGCGCTCCGTGGCCGAGCGGATCGTGTACGGCGCCCTCGAGGGCGCCCGCGAGAAGACCGGCACCGACCCGGTCGTCACGCTCAAGCGCGCGCTCGACAACGTCAAGCCCGCCCTGGAGGTCAAGAGCCGCCGCGTCGGTGGTGCGACCTACCAGGTGCCGATCGAGGTCAAGCCGGGTCGCTCGACCACGCTCGCCCTGCGCTGGCTGATCATCTTCTCCCGGCAGCGCCGTGAGAAGACCATGGTCGAGCGCCTGATGAACGAGCTGCTCGACGCGAGCAACGGCCTGGGCGCGAGCGTCAAGCGCCGCGAGGACACCCACAAGATGGCCGAGTCGAACAAGGCCTTCGCCCACTACCGCTGGTGA